Proteins from one Gossypium raimondii isolate GPD5lz chromosome 8, ASM2569854v1, whole genome shotgun sequence genomic window:
- the LOC105791526 gene encoding protein LEAD-SENSITIVE 1-like, with protein MGLLTNRVERNEIKPGDHIYTYRAVFAYSHHGIFVGGSKVVHFRPERNLDSSIDTSSNLLDPTFPRSTCPTFPDCGFRQPNSGVVL; from the exons ATGGGTCTTCTTACAAATAGAGTTGAGAGGAATGAGATCAAACCAGGAGATCATATTTACACTTACAGAGCTGTTTTCGCTTACTCTCATCATG GTATCTTTGTTGGTGGAAGCAAGGTGGTTCATTTTAGACCTGAGCGTAACTTGGATTCCAGCATTGATACATCTTCTAATCTATTAGATCCGACATTCCCTAGATCAACTTGTCCAACTTTCCCTGATTGCGGCTTCCGGCAGCCAAACAGTGGGGTAGTACTCTAA
- the LOC128031970 gene encoding protein LEAD-SENSITIVE 1-like, translating into MYLLQNGFGNYDIFENNCEDFALYCKTGLLILYNLGIGRSGQASSMIGAPLAALLSSPLKLLMPSPIGVATVTAGMYCMTRYVTDIGIRTDVIKVAVEDLAVNLGWAGRHDEAAEENEASNRQVVAL; encoded by the coding sequence ATGTATCTTCTTCAAAACGGGTTTGGAAACTATGACATATTCGAGAATAACTGCGAGGATTTTGCTCTGTATTGCAAAACTGGTCTTCTGATTCTATACAATCTAGGAATTGGAAGAAGTGGTCAGGCCTCTTCCATGATAGGTGCCCCATTGGCTGCTCTTCTTTCTTCCCCGCTAAAGCTTTTGATGCCAAGTCCTATAGGTGTGGCAACAGTTACAGCCGGGATGTACTGTATGACCCGATATGTAACTGATATAGGCATTCGAACTGATGTGATCAAGGTGGCGGTTGAGGACTTGGCTGTGAACCTAGGCTGGGCAGGGCGTCATGATGAAGCAGCTGAAGAAAATGAGGCTTCTAACAGACAAGTTGTGGCATTGTGA